The Schistocerca americana isolate TAMUIC-IGC-003095 chromosome 8, iqSchAmer2.1, whole genome shotgun sequence genome contains the following window.
AGCTCTCTTAAGTTGCAAAGGATGAGTCTTTTTTTGCAGAGTGACATTTTAAGGGAGAGCAGCCCAACACCAAATCATGTAAAGTTTTATTTGCACCatcaatattttcactttttagTACTGATTCGTGAAATGTCACCTTCAGGTCATCTGCATCACTTTCATTTCTACCACTGATATCGGTTTTCTGTTCACAAATCTTACAACATGTTGCACACAGCTTTTGGCCAGTTTATACACAGATTCTTTTAGCACTTAATGTTTTAAACAAAGACAAGCAAACTGATCTCAAAGATTTTTTAACAGTTTGTCTGTACTTTTTGAAAATATCACAGCAAGTTTTTTGATGACTTTCAAAGCTTTTAAGTAGTAGTATCTGTGATGTACACATAAAGTAGCACTTTCTTGATCTTGTGGAAAGCTTATATTGGATCGCAGCAATATCAAATCTCGTTGGTCTTCACTCAGCTCTTCTATTTTTTTGAGTTTTTACTAAGGTATAGGTTGTCAAATAACATGGTGTTTTTAATAATTTTCCAACAGTGCATGAATTCTCATTTTCCATTGCAATTAACTGAGCACGGATTCATGTTTTAAAGTGGAATGATACGGCCGCACCACAAACAGATGTGACCTATCTCACAGAAAGACAAAGAGCAGCTGAGGCCAGATGGACTAATTGTTGCATGCCAGTTATTTTCAACAGTGAATTTCCATAATTGTTGCATTGTTTTCATGCCTATAAAGGTTTCAAACAAGCTACTGCTGTCTAAGAACACCTTTTTATTACTGTGAACATGTGATTGACTGAAAACACAAACCATATATATTGTAGGCTTTAAACAATTGCTGAAGAagtcaaatgaaaggaaataaatttttgtacttaaagtTAACTTGGCTGCCTAGAATGAGTTATACTTAAATATGCTAATTTGACACCCTTGCATCTGAGGTAGTCACAGTGAGTGCATGAACTAACTTAAAATGATCACAGCAAAAAGTATTTTGATTTCAgatatgtgtgtcaatttgcagtagatgtattaattttttattttattaggaaGCTTACAATCTAGGGGATTATTTAAGACCAAAATCAGGTTCCCAGCAGGTTGGAGAAATGTGATATAAGCATTTTCCCCCACCctcataatttttctgaaattgaaaattgacacacattaatatttttaaaacattttctttgtgaCTTATCTGCTTCAATTACTGGATATCTGTTAACTATATGCCTTACTTCACATCTGAAAAAAATTCCAAATTTGAAGCTTAATAAACACCTGAGTTATGGGCATTTATGTAGATAAGTACCATTTTGCATTGACTTCCTGCAGAGTCCAGTTATCAGAATATcgttacatttaaaatttcatataaaataaagttgTAGTCTGACACTGAAAAGGTTTTTCAGAAGTTCCCATGTTAAGTATAAGCAAATGTGCAAAGTTTTGTAAAAATCTGAGATAGAGGGTTACAAATACATGAATTATTGCATtttttggcatggaatgacccttaATTACATGAGTTAGTAACCCCCTTGGGAAGAAGTCCGAGAAAATTGTTGTGCTGTTTAGCACTTCAGAGGTGTCATACCTTCTGCTCAGAGTTGTGCAAAAAGTCAAACTAAATGAGGTGTTTTTGATATGAACTATCCACATAATACTGTCAGACATATAAGAAGTGATTAAAAAGTTTGCCTGAAGGCCATACAGTTCAGAATGGGTGTGCCAACTGCAGTGATGCAATAATATCACTGATGCACCAGTTGAAGATACCTgaatggtaaaacactgtgtcctgctgtgtgaagtctgtaacTTAGCGCTGCACATTCTCTTCTGACAGGAATTGTTGACACTTAAAACCCTTTTCAGGAGAATGAAGGCATAATAACCGGATAGGGAGAGATCAGGATTATAAGGCAGGTGCTCGAGTGTCTTAACTTGCTCATGACGGACGAGACGACCTCCCAAATGGAATCGTGACCAGCTTGGAAGTTGCCGCATCATCCCACAACAGTGATTTACGACAGACATTGTGCGCCATTCACATTCTCCATTTCACGATGGATGTCTACCGATATTTgtacttcggcagccaagaaaagaataacagcatgttggtatTTTATGGATGCATTGGTAACAATGttgccatagttcatgtttccacatttactgcaTGCACGTCAGAAAGACATGAATATCACACAAATCCCTTGCCCATATTTTGGCACTTAACCAGCATTGGAGTCGTGCTACGTTGCATAAATGCTGCAAAAAATGccatcaaatggaaactttttgatcacctcttaTATATTGGTGGGGCTTGCTTTTTCATTGTGCTACATGAAATAACTGTAGGTCCTTTTGTTAGTTGTTAGTTCTTTGTGAAAAGGTATATAATTTGCATTGTATTAAAAGTTACGGCATGACGGAAAAATATACCACACCATGCTCTCAGTTACCTGCCCAGGAGTCTCAGAACTCCAATGTCTTATTATTACGTGGGTTTGTGTGTCCCAGTAAAAGCAGTTATGCTGCACTAGAAGAAAAAAGAATATTTGAGAATCAGCCTCTCCATTACGCGCAGGCTGCAATACCAACTGCAGTATGGACATTGTACAACAGTGTAAGGTTTCAGTTTCAGTTAGTGCATAGATCTATAAACAGATGCTACTGACATAGTAGTCTGAAGTGATAAGGACACAACAGTTTTCTCAGACTTATTTGTGAGGTTACTCTTAACTCATCTACTTTGGCTAAAACTGAATCTGACACAAGCAGAGGAACAGGCCACAATGTATGCAGCTATTAGATCCTGCCTCCCCAAATACTAATTTCTGTGCAATGTAGGACACAGTGCTTGTGATGTATATGAAACACACTACACTTGCTATAGTGGGATGCCAAAAATTTGCTCCTATTTTAGTAATAGTTAGCATCTATTTTTGGCAAAATAGTCAGtcaaagcaatggaaaaggatgtgCTTTTGTTTTCAAGTCCTGGGTGGTAAGTGATAAGGAGAATACTGTTTAGTCACTGGCTCATAGGGGTGATGAATTCATTTGTAGTCTGGGAATAAATAGACAGACAAATCTGTTTTAGCACTGTGTAGGCAGGATATTGTCTGCCTGTATATGATCTTTAGCAAGATTACTTAAATTTTGGATAACTCTTGCTTTCCACAGTAAAAGAGGCACGCATGGGTCCAAGGCCGTAGCAGGACATATTGTGTAAAGGGCCTCTGATTAAAAGACCATGATTCacaatatgttaaatttatcatCCTTTCTGTCTTCTAATGCTCTACAACTCTTCTATTTGAGCAGTATTGAGCTATCTTCAAATAGATGTTATATCCTGTACTGTGTTGGATTTTCCAGTAATTGAAAACAACGAATGATAGGTGCGAGGCAGAAGTATGTGTCAGTTACCAGAACAGGAGAACCAGATCATGTTTGAAGTACAGTACGAAGAAAGGATCTAACATCCACCCTTGGTTTTACGACTTCACCTGGTTTGGAACCTTCCAAAAAGTTTTACTTAAAATAGGTTAATCTTTTAAATGGCCAGTTGAGAAGTCTATCAAGATGTTTGATTTTCATCATGTGTGCATAACTGTATATGCCTACATTTACTCAGTGCTGAATATGTGTACTAGACAGAGCCACAATAAATACATCATTGAATGtgttaaacagtggaaaatctaggacggaataatgacaatattgtggaaaggattgattgctactcgctatatagtggagatgttgagtcactgacaggcacaacaaaaagaacgcTGAGCATGTAAGCTTTctcccaaaaggccttcttctgaatttggcaacaTAAACACACAAATTCATACAAACACAACTCGCACCcacatgaccactgcctctggTTGCCAAGGCCAGACTCCTAGCAACAGTGCATATTGGGAGAAGCACTCAGGAgtggtggtggtaaggaggaggttggTTGGGGAGGGAGATGGATAGCATGGTCAGGGTGCTGCTTTTGGTAGCATACAGggatgagatgggcagagagtagggcagctaggtgcagtcaagaGGTTAGACGGCATGCAGAGGGCAGGCAGCAAGGGAGTACGGTAAAGGAGAGAGGTAAGAAGGCTGCATATGCATTGATGGAATAGGagactgtgtaatgctggaatggaaaAGGGAAGGGAATTTGGTAGGTGGACAGTAGCTAACAAAAGTTGATGTCAGGAGAATTTGGGAATGgaggatatattgcagagagagattccatctgtgcaattcagaaaagctggtgttggtacaaAGGAGCCAGGCGGCACAGGCAGTCATGGAAATGAAGAACAATGTTCGGAAacatgctcagcaactggatggtccagctgtttcttgaccacagtttgctGGTGGCCATTTATGTTGTCATGCctatatagaatgcagcacagtagttgcagcttagcttgtagatcatatgactgCTTCCATAGGTtgccctacctttgatgggatatgtTATGCTTGTGACCGGACTGAAGTAGGTAGGTGGTGGTGATGGGAAGATGTGTGGGACAGGTATTGTATCTAGTTCTATTACAggtatatgagccatgaggcaaggagctgggagcaggggttgtttaGGGATGGATGAAGAtcttgtgtaggttcagtgggcggCGGAGTATCACAGTGGGAAGGATAttaggtaggacattcctcatttcaagtCATGACAAGAGATAGAATGCTGGTGGAGAACAAGAGTCACCCACTTGTTCTTTTCCCttttcccactccagcactacagtCTTCTATTCCACCAGTGCACTCATAGTGTTTTTACTTCCCTCCTTTCCTACAACCACCCCCTGCCTGCCCTCCATCTAATCTCCCAACTGTGCCTAGCTGCCCTAGCCTCTCCCCATTTTGCCCCCGTCCCCTCCCCCCTTCttgccccagcctcttccttacccccacgaCCCAGGTTTCCTCTTCCATCATGTGCCGTAGCTCATAGTCCAGCAGTGGCAGCAATAGACAGTGGTCATCATGTGTTTGTGAGTTGCTGTTGCATGAATTTGTATGCGTATGTCCTTTCATTTTTAAAGAaggctttttggccaaaagcttatgttttTAGCATTcccttgttgtgcctgtctgtgatgtagtgtcACCACTATATggtgtagcaatctatccttctgtggcccccccccctccccccaaattgtCTTCTACCCTTATATGTCATGAAAGTTGGTCATGAGTTTCTGATGTGATGTACCATTATAGGTGCTGACATTTCAGACTGCGAGAGTTACGGGAACAAAAAAAATACAGGTGCTACACAGCAGCTTAATATAACAAGCTCTCAAGCTTCACTGCATAGTGTGTCTTCATCACAACCAGATGTGCATCCATTTTTTAAGGTATGTGTATTAACAATACTTCACAATTGAAttagacaaacacattttttacttGCCAGTAATTGTAAAATATACATACAGAAGACACACACAAATTCTCAGTGTTGTTCTAAGGAGCTGTGATTTATCATTTGTTTTGGTATTTTCATCTTGTAGTCTGCTAAAATATCCAATAATAATGTGCATTGAAGGTATTCAGTGTTGTTCTTGAGACTCCCTGGCAGGTTGAAACTGTGAGCCAGACTGGAACTTGAatttgggatctttgccttttgcagacAGGTGCTCCAGAGCACTTACCTGCAACAGGCAAAGGTCTCAGGTTGGAGTCCCggatctgccacacagttttagtgtgtcagtaagtttcaaatcagtgcgtgctctgctgcagaatgaaaatgtaCTCAAGAATATTGTTATTGGCATCCCTGCTGCAGAAAATATCAACAGAATTGCACATGACTTACTAACCAAAGAAATGTACTTGCAGTGGACTGTAGTTAATAATTTACTTTACACTCCATATTAACCCTAAATATTCTGATTCACAGCTGAAACTATTACTTTCATTTGAAAACACGCATTTGATTGCAAGTTATAATGGTAGTGCAGTTTTAACTATAGCTTCTGCTGTTTATAATGGTATGGTATGTTTTATTTTTGATTAAGCCTTCACATCTTTTATGTAGTACTGTGTGAGTAGTTTTCTTAGTAATCAACCAAATCTCAAACAGAACTGGAAAACTACATCAATATTGAATGTTCAAAGTaagtgaaaataaatgaaatggtTTGACTGTAAAATAACTTAAGTTGAAATGTGATTCTTTTAGGGAACAAAGTTTTATCGGTTAATGAAGTGGCCCTCTTAGagagggagaaagaaagaaagaaagaaagagacacGTAGGACATGCAACTTACTGCACAGCAAAGAAAACAGATAAAGCCCCCAGTTTTGGGACCTAGAGTTCCTTTCTCATGTAGGAAAGGACTTGGGGTATTCTGGAAGGTGGAGGAAGAGAATAGATATCCCAAGCTAATTGTGGCCCACCCTGTACAAGATTTTTTGATACCAGAAAAATTAGTAAGAatatgtaagagagagagagagagagagagagagagagagagagagagagagagattggggaagggggtggggggcgcacacacgcacatacactttCGAATGTGCATATGCACTTCCTTTCCTTAATGTTGTGTGCCTACTTGTTTATTACTACTGATATATTTTACATTTACTGTGGGTAAaataagtgtcttaactgtgctaATGAGACTGTGTAATGAATATGTTCATGCAGGATCCATCTGGCAGATATATTGTGCTCTATACGTTCATAGCACGTGATGAAAATGATGTTAGTGTGGAACGTGGGGAATTCGTGACCGTTTTAAATCGAGAGGATCCTGATTGGTACTGGATAGTCCGGAGCGATGGACAGGAAGGTTTTGTGCCTAGTGGGTTTGTCTATCCAGCCCACATAGTACAAGGTGAGCTTTCTTTTAAAGGTATTCGTCAACATTCTGTTAGTAACATAAGCTCTTAATGTCAGTAGActgtaatttcttgcatgttttGCCCCTCTGTTGCCATGCAGAACCATTTTTTACATGTCTCTTGTAACTTGTAACTGTTTTTAACTGCTCAGTTGAACTGAACCTAATTGTAAATGAAGACTGGTGCAATGTATAATAACTTGGTTGTTTTCCTACTCTTCTTACAGGGCATCTGAATCAGAGTAATAATCAAAATGTGAACAACAATTTTGCATCACAAAGCAACGCACATCTACTTGCATCGCAGTCAAATGATGACTTACGTTATCATGGGACCGAACTTGTAATGCTTTACGACTACAAGGTTAGTAGTAGCATGGAAAGTGCTGTAAGTGTGGAGAATGTGTGAATGGTTTAATTATATGCATATGTATATAATATTATGCTGAGTTGATAAACAGTTCACCTCACTGATTTTTCAATAGCTAAAAACTTTCTTAAATAAAAGATTCTTTTGGTTTTTAGTAAGTTGAATCTAATATGACAATGAAAAAGCTACATGACCCACCTATTTTcacaataattaaaaaatgcaTTATATAGTGATTTCATAGATGTGTGTGTCTTACACTGTTTAGAATATTTCTTATGTGAATGGGTTAATAGGGCAAGGTATCAACATAGGTCCAGAATAAACTGGCCTGCAACAAGGTCTTTGAACCCTAGAGATCAGAATGTTTCATGTAAGAACCTGTCTGATtacgtggttgattgggtttgcatatgatcagcgttgttatatttGCTAGCGAAATCCAtaaattcagactaccagagtggaaataaacgactaacaggaataacaggtaagaaagattaagtattatcttctcagtgtatccaagaaaatgaaattttgacagaaaatttctggccagatcgctacactagtaagggccagttgtacagtcccagcCTAGTTCTGTTCTGGAAGCAGTGTGGAAAATGTGTTCTATGAACATTTAACCAAGCCTATCCGGAAGATAATCGCAGGATAGCGAAACTGATGATTCTGACAggtttagtgaagttaaccggcgaataagttttgtcaatggcaggaatagttacagaattagtgataagattgtttgttagaatgaggaaggagaagaaacggggacatcacacaaattatgaaagaatatcacaattccaaatttatataaaatttcgtactactactttttctatctcttgcttgagaaactggagcgtatgaatgaaatgtgaaactattttctaacatctAGCCTTTTGCTCGCAGTAGACCTAAAagtcatttgatattggtactttgtgaattatattctgtcatgttataaaaatgacctttcatgtcaaaacagtctcgtttatttggtgtgtgttaaaattgctgcaaggcctattttgttttatcgagcagacagtgacaaaatagacgtaatcagttcGAGAAACCACGCCAGTCTTGGGTGCTagttgtattaacagctttttcagtattagacaacgacattttgattttcaatgtggaaaacgtttgacgaactttgatgtggtaatagattctttcgcagaaagggaagcacaccgtgtaaagctgtagcacgattagagagaaaaaaatgctaggagctaaggattgaagaaatgtgtactgtcttgcctgtcttttctttactggttttatgtaccctacatttaattttatgcaagttattgttcaaaatgttcaaatgtgtgtgaaatcttatgggacttaactgctaaggtcatcagtccctaagcttacacaccacttaacctaaattatcctaaggacaaacacacacacccatgcccgatggaggactcgaacctccgccgggaccagccacacagtccaggactgcagcaccttagactgctcggctaatcctgcgcggctgcaagttattagctaataggcaataaagagtgaaaATTTTCCGAAGAGCTCTTGTTCTCATGATTACAAGTAATCCCATCCAATATTAATTGCGAgctgcttctgcttcttcttcttcttcttcttctccttcttcttcttcttcttcttcttctctctctctctctctctctctctctctctctttttttttttttttttttttttttttttagagagggagagagagagagagagagagagagagagagagagagagagagagagagaggggggggggggtgcaggatgTCACATGAGCCAagtggaagcaggagaggcaccacaggacattttaatttccactgttctgtatatagtttgatggcatccattgcaAAATATACAAGTTTCAATTCCACGGAGCAAAATACAGTGGCGTGCGATTGAAGAttactgtgtgaagaggtgtggcactgcacgttggcacacttaagatcaaataacatgtcttacatttcctcgagcacatgttttatgtatcagattcTGCACAAAGATGTGCgctataaaatgaacatgttttggaaaatccgatttaaaaaaaaattactacctCAATcgcttggggtggggtggggtggtggtggggtggggggagggggtgctaTCAAATATTGTCCCGGTTCGGAACTATcatagatccagggctgatgcgcagagcagtatgAGTTACAGTGGAGAAGTggatagtctccacgtgacccgtgtttgcaTTATTTCGTGATCTTGCTGCTCCCTCTTCGTTAATGctttcatgtcaaatgaaaacaaaactgatatcAGTGGCcggaagctatcaagtgaattaaaatgcattcacataattacagaagccaaaaatttgttattagtttcagattttattttatttccacctttctgacagccaAGCATTAAtccccttgcagaacaatgaagttgtttttgttggtttgctaaagaaatttggcttttattaatcttttccgctgagacaGACCATGTATTTGAAATGAGGTGTTTAATtcaaactgttcgctgcatttcaagtgcacgttttcatattctagcatgtgtggcattatgccataataaagaaccaaacatgagataacacagtagtggtactccaagaaaatttacatcccgaaagccacactgaaaagcttataaTATCAGGCCGAAGACTTCTTCATtaggaatctggacatatgaatgtgcacttttagtatgcactttaaatgtgcacattctgatgctcttggggtatcctctaatgtcttgtttctttgatgacataatgtaaaatgttttacaattacgaacatatgAGCCTCTTACGTCATCATAGTTGCGCAAGTGCGGTGGCGCCTgccatctggcgctctctggcaactgctgaaacgaacctatttgtaacaggtcgcgggaaaatattacgaatggtaatttgaaaagcgttactttcaaagtaaatttccttttacgtaaattgaactatatgcgagaatgtacaatgaatttcaaaAAATCAAACAGCGTTTGACTCTCGTTTGATGAcgagacatttatgtcgttattaaaaattttactagcacatttgtgcgatgtatcttaaagtgtagcaCGTGCAAAAAGATCAACGTTATATgtagaagcttagcttctcttgcagcttattaaccttagagaccaaaattatatgcgaaagctttgcttttcttgtagtaacTGTATGTATACcagtttaaaccattaacttttcttgtttgtgtgtttgcgctacttaacagtgatgtggctgattggctgactacatcacgtgtcctatgttctggatatccgctgtcattggctggcgagatcacgtgacatgagctatgactggcttacctaagcgcatcgcaatctcgatttcaatgcttgggaaagtaacatgcggttttTGGAGGAATTAGAATTTatgctttcgtaatacgaaaatatgcagggtACATGTTGCTTCTCAtcgaagatctttccaaaacgtgtttttttccctgAGTtatgttttctaaagtgctgggaaattctacgcccgtgtataaaaccataaccattcaaaagattgataagttttacagttcggAGGGAAAATATACAGTCACTTAAGAcggaaaagtgtgttttcacccgggagaaagtttaCTTTTAGTCTGGAAATACgggatttttttttcattgtctgtGTTTACACCCTGTCTACCTTTTTGTGATATGTATTATTTCGATTGGCTTGAAATTATTTGAACTGCAAGAAACACAATATTTGCTGTGTTCATCCTGAATCTGTAACACAGCAGTGTTTGAACATACTAAGTATAAGTAATGGTAGCACCTCCCTGTTGAATCCAAGGGACTACCTGCCTGAGATGTATATTGTTACCTCCACACTCATGTGACCATCAGACACCAGATAAATACTACAAACAGTGAAGAGAACCTAGTCCATTGAGTTAGGTTCCCATTCCATGTATCCATTAGCTCAGCTTTTTTGTGTATCACAGTGCTGAGAAGTTTTCATAATGAACATGTTTACAATCTTTCTTGCCATAAAGTGACACTGCCTGTATGGTCCAAGCTTGAAGTGATCCTTCGAGACACATAGACTGAACGCAAATCACATTGTCTGATTCTCAATTGGAGACACAGGGTACTCTactgaaataaactgaaaatttatcTTTATGCAGGTGGTTGTGTGTTATGATTTCCTGTATTGAGACCGAAGTATCTGGTAAACCCCCCATCACATAAATTCTGCGTTAAAGCTTTCTGACAGATTAATGCTGTGTGCTGGACTGGAACTGGTGTCTGGGACCCTTGCCTTTtgtagacaagtgctctaccagctgagataTCAAAGCATGACTCAGGCATGACCTGCTCTCGCAGCTCCATTTCCACTGGTACCCCATCTCCTACATTTTGAAGTGGAGCTATGAGGACACGTTGTGAGTCCTTGGATAGGTCAGTCGGTAGTACTAATGCTGCAGACCTCATTCAGAACTATTTCTGATACATTGTTTTATCTTTTGGAGTTGGATAGCCGTAACTGTAATTCACTACTTtttaataaagacaatgtgtgttATCTACCTCTTCCTCCGTGAGCACACATTCTGTgtgtctgtcaaaaatagttttccaTGAATGTTGCCTAGACAACTTTACTATAGTACAAGTCACATATGAAGGCACATCTGCACAGGCAGAGAGAGTAATAAACAACTGTGGAGTGGATGAGATTTGGTTATGCATGGTGACAAGAGGGGTGATACAGTTTTTATGCTGTGAAGTCTTAGAAAGTTTACTACACTGAGCAATGAATGAAATTAAATCATCACTGAAGTACGCCATCATTGACTGCTATTCACGACAAGGTAGTTTCAGGAAGACTGCCTTATTTGGTGTGTGGCGTTAGTAGAGGGGACAGCCAAAATGTTTCAAAACTGGAGTGCCATCCAATGTGACATATGTTATAGCTTTTCCTGTTGTTGTGCCGGCAATGTTATTTGAGACAAATAAAAGCTTAATGGTGTCTTGATGTGCAACATCTTTTCTCTTAGCTGTTTTACCTGTGTGTTCAAAAACATCAGCCGTTGGATTGCAGTTATGTAGCAAATGCATTGTATTTCCAGAAATGCACCCATGCACTTATTTCTGCATTCATTAATAAACAAAAAACATTGTCAGTATTCTCATAACCtgtgttctgatttttttttaggCTCAAGCTCCTGATGACTTATCAGTTCGACGTGGTGATTGGATATATGCAGACCTCAATAATCAGACAGTGGATGGTTGGCTGTGGGCATATGCTCCAAAAACTCGCAAGTACGGTTTCATACCGAAAGCATATGCTCGACCACCAGCTATGACAAGTCTATAGAAAGAATGGTCTACAAAGAAGTTTACTCCAGCTGCCATtaaatttattgtgtgtgtgtgtgtgtgtgtgtgtgtgtgtgtatgtgtgtgtgagagagagagagagagagagagagagagagaagtcttGTTAGGA
Protein-coding sequences here:
- the LOC124544661 gene encoding SH3 domain-containing protein Dlish, which translates into the protein MAFLCPVRIRRGKKKKTSGDADKDLVRTPGMGRITGSASIETLVRVGIEKENGLAPDSKMVVLHDFTPCVDDELEVKRGQVVNILYRENDWAYVIAADSRQEGFVPHSYCTPYNSHLGELALNNVKKKLPREQQQRTGGAGTGGANASSNSGGGGTTGSGGAVVDNPVVPTSEGEAIQESRTGADISDCESYGNKKNTGATQQLNITSSQASLHSVSSSQPDVHPFFKDPSGRYIVLYTFIARDENDVSVERGEFVTVLNREDPDWYWIVRSDGQEGFVPSGFVYPAHIVQGHLNQSNNQNVNNNFASQSNAHLLASQSNDDLRYHGTELVMLYDYKAQAPDDLSVRRGDWIYADLNNQTVDGWLWAYAPKTRKYGFIPKAYARPPAMTSL